Genomic DNA from Coffea arabica cultivar ET-39 chromosome 7e, Coffea Arabica ET-39 HiFi, whole genome shotgun sequence:
tacACATGTATAATATATTGTATAAATATATAGTATAATCATTTCATTAATAGAGGGCCGTATATTTACGAAACATATGTGTtataaattgattaaatttatatactaatatatttatattacttataaatatatttataaatgtatattagatgttcatgttattataatatttgtgtatagtatattaatatatagttatattaatattacaaaatttttataatttttttatcatatataatatttaatttgattagttacaaacttagaataatgatattattagctATGTGTAATATATAATGTGCAGGGATGTAGGTAATTTAATTGATAATATGAATTGTAGTATTAAGTATACATgcttattaataaaaattatgaattagttatactaaatttaataATACATTTGTACTAATACATTTAGTAATACAGTTATACTAATATAGTAtacacatatttaatttatgttaaatacaaaacctactagttttcctttcgtaaaaatattagtataccactttttaaattttacttacaaatatttatgtatttaacataaattatatgattcagaataaaatgtttataaatagctagtactttattcatataatagaAGAAACCCGTAAAGAGCTAGTAAAAagtgggtaatttctttttttactttcacgtatttatttaatttatgttaaagacaaaacctactagttttccttttgtaaaaatattagtatatcactttttaaattttacttacaaacatttatgtatttaacataaattatatgattcagagtaaaatgtcTATAAATAGTTAGTACTTTATTCATTTAATAGAAGAAACCCGTAAAGAGCTAGTAAAAagtgggtaatttctttttttactttcacttatttaatttatattaaatacaaaacctactaaTTTTCCTTTCGTAATAATATTAgcgtaacactttttgaatttcacttataaacatttatgtatttaatataaattaattgaTTCAAAGTAAAATGCTCATAAATAGCTAGTAGTTTATTGGTTGGGCATCAACGCTCGTTCCTTCCTTCTCCACGTGCGTTACCACTGCCACATGACGGCTCCGTTTGGTGCTTTTGGACCAAATACACGTGTCCAGCTCTGCATGGCTTCCTATGGTAGGATCGGTCAAAGGGCTTCCTACCATAAAGGTTTCATACTAGATGATCAAGAAGGAGAAGATTCTCTACTAGCCTTTAATATAAGTCCGgagaaatttcaacttttgccTCTTCCCAATGGAGTCAATAATGTATATTTTGCAGGTGAGGTAAGGGGGCGCTTTGCTGTGATTGGGACTGGTGAAAAAAGATATGGATACTAGAAGAAGATTTTAATGATGGAAggtggagatttgagaaattattgtTGCCAAAATTTTGGTATAAAGATCCAAAGGATTGCTAGCGGCGAAGATAGGTCTGTCCTATCAGTTCAAATCCAAGTGGTGAGATTTTATTTGAAGATTATGATGATAATTATAGAAACTCGAAATCCTCAAAGTGCAGTATTTTTTTTGTACAATATGGAGCACAGAGATGTAAGGATAATCACAGAATTATCAAGGTTTATGAATGACTACGATGACATCTTCCTTAATCTTGCAGAAACTATACACCCATTAAAATAGGTGTAGTTGTTAGCTTGTTTCAttttgaaagttgtaggaaGGCCTTGATTGTAATTTTTTGCAAGGGAATAAAGATTTTGCTAccctgttaaaaaaaaaaaaaaagggacggCTTGGAAGAAGTAAATGTAAATAAGAGGTCTCGGATTTAACTCCTCCCacttatattaaaaaataaaaaaaagaagggcttgattagattagattaGGACATGTTAACTTctagggaaaatcgttcaaaacgtcctttacattttataaaataactttttttgtcCCTAACTTTTAAAAGAGTAATTTTacatcctttacaaattcacgttggtcaattttgattctTACTTAGGTTTCCAACTAATTTTTTGTCAGAATCCATCACGTGCCTCGCATGTAATTATTTTGAGggataaaattatcaaatcaaattttacataatctgatccataatccctcacatttcacaaaatgaattttttcatccctcattaaCCATGTGTATGactagcttttttttttaaacccaaatatatatatatctatttgattttatttgaatagtACGAATAGTATATAATATATGTCAATTTAATTTAACCTATAAACACTACAAGAAAAATGTCCTATTATGACATACCTATAAGGACACTTTTTTGTAAGTGTCATTTTACATGTTTTATGAAGACATAAAAAAGTGAGTGTCATAATAAAATAACATGAACCAAATACCGTTGCactttgttttatatttttctaaagggataatttcagaaacctcccctgaggtttctgacaatttcactgacctcccctgaggtttccacaattacactgacctcccctggcAGAACTTGGGACCCAATTGTTGACATCATATAATGCAAAATTACTATTATACCCAAGACATTTTGTGTTTTGGATAGTATtggattgcatttctatttattTAATGTATGGTTATGAAATTTGTAATGAtattactcttggattgcagCTTTGGTTTGCACCTTATTACTGTTAAGGTTTTATAAATGACTGTTTTAGTTCTTGGATTTCACCTTACCTccaaaatttgggaatttacccaaattttccattttctaatattcctacaaatatgcaaaattatgcatatCCCTCAAATCTACCCAATATTaatgttttgttaaactctaaataacaaaaatatgaaatatattatttaaatatattttagttACACACAAGTTGGATGGGTAACTAGTGTGTCAGAGAGTTGCCATAATCTCCTTAAACCCGCATGCGGGTTTAAAGAGTATTCGGATATTCTCATATGCACCTATGCAAATCGAACCAACCGGATATCTTATCcgtatcccatttttttaaataaaaatcttataaatttgaaaaataaaatcaaatttagatgtattagggttttaaaaatattatataagtgataaaaattttataaattgtaaaaataaaatcaaatttaaataattaaatgttatatttggataagaaataatacaataatcataataatgataatacaataatattgatgtaataaaactgccattaatttaaatatttacttataatgcccaaagagcctaattaccaattttttcttctcgcgctcaaatataacattaacccgcatgcgagctaaccttgaaatagaaaaaacacagaatcccgcttgcgggtttcagCGTTATTATGCAGGCGGGATTTTAACCTGCTTGCTTGTGAACATGTACCACATTGCTTTGAATTTTTGTGACAAGAGGAAAGTTTTGTCTGATGAATGTATTTGTGAAATGACCTGAGTGGTGGTAGATGGGTTAATTGGGTCGGTTGCGTTACCCAATTGTTTATATCCATAAGTAAAATTTTATGAttcccatacccatctattcatgggcggtATGGTAAATGTAGTTCAATGGACAAGTCAAAAAACGAGTTTGGCAACCCAATTGACaagtcaggggaggtttctgaaattatcccttttctaaattgaaaattttgatatgtcAAATTAGAATAGCTATTAGGGCATTACTTGTGAATGTCAGCAGAAGTAATAGGAAATTGAGATAGAAACGACGTAGTTTTGTCACTGGTATAAATGAAATGGAGAAAAAGCGCggggaaaagaaataaaaaacgCGGCAAGGAAAATTTTGCCGCTTCACTAAAGTTTGCCCAATACATTTCTCTTTGAAAGGTCTCCGCCTCTTACAATTCACACCAAAAAGTTCCCTCagtttcttctccaaatctaaACCCTTGGACCCTATTCACAAAATCCATCATCGTCAAAAtcaatcttccatttctgcctctttttttcattctttaatCCCTACCCTCTCTCTTTCTATCTTGAGTTTTTAGATGCACTCCAATTTGACCAGAAGAAGAGAAGgatggtttagtggttaaaaggTAAGTGTATTATGGGTTTTTGAAAATCATATGCTTTGCCTGCCCACTGAATTATTTTCTCCCCTGTTGctagtttgatttttttttctttttttaaaatctgATTTCTATGTTGAGTATTAATAATGTGATGGAGAAAAACATGGGGCAATATTAAAAGCAGTTGGCTGGTTGATTGATTGCTGGTTTTTTTTTGCTGGTATCTAATGTAATGCCACATAGAATGTGTCCGCCTCCTTGTTTCGGCCTTGGGGCCATCGACAGTACCAATTCAGGACTCAGGAGGCAGTCCCATTCTCCCACCGCGGCCGATTGTTAATATTAAGCAAGACAAACCCATCAAACCCTGCCGTGTGATCTGGTATTTGGCGACTAAGCCCGATCGATCAATTGAGGCTTCCTTTTGCAATCCTGTTGAATTTCTAAGCACCTTTTGCATTTACTTTAGCCTACTGATTCTACAAAGTACTTTAGCAGTCAGGTAATAATACGCTGATACAAAGTATAATAAAGTGTATAAAAATAgtggtataatttttttttaaattcaagtacaaaagtggaagggaaaggggaaaaatggatgTCTGAGAATTGAATCAGGACATTATGATTATGTAGTTAATGCTTCTCTCAACCGAATTGGAACTTGGGAATTGGTTTCTATTCCTACGTTAGTGCAACTGGGCTGGCACAAAATATAGGATATAGAATCCTAGGTGCTTTACTTCTATTGACTAGTAACTACTAAGAATGTCAAAGATGGTGTACTGTTCATGTCATTTGGTTTCGgaaaaacatgtaaaatttgGCAAAGTCAGAACTAGTGAATTGGGAAGAAAGTTAACTGTTAGCAATTGTTTGAGTTGTAGTTGAGTTTCCAAACTTGATTCATATTATGGTAATATGGCAATTAAGTTTACCAGAAAAATAATTGGCACCAATACAGAGGTTTCTAAATTTTAACTTGTAAAGCAAAGTTGGTCCCTTAAACATGAACATAAAatctttttatttcttgagtttagATAAAATTCCTGCTATCCCAATGTTTTTTATGAAAATGTTATTCAATGAGAATAATTTGCATTTGTGGTTTTCTGTTCACATGGGGAAAATGTGCATGCCTTGgatcattttcatgcatatgTTGGTGCATTTATATATGTACATAGAGAAAGTAAGCTGATGCCTTGTTCTGTTTGCTTCATAATAATGTGCATGCCTTGTTCTATTTGCATAGTAAGCTGATGCATTTATATATGTTGGTGCATTTATATTTTCATGCCCTGTTCTGTTTGTTTCagaataattaggaaaagtCATTCAGCACTTTTGgttctttctcatttttttaaaatattcttCAAGAAATTTGCAAgctgatgttatttttcttcttgaataattagAGAAGTACGTACAGCACctattcaaaatattaaaattttactAAAGTTCATTAATGTTTCACCACAGGTTTGAATTAAAGATAGCTATCTGTgaaaagaaatcattttgaagacGTTGCACATTGATTTCGCTAGAGGTACAAGCCAACTTATATTCTTGTgttcttttttattaggaattaGATTAAGTTACATATATGATATTAaatttgttcatttgtttgaacCTGTAATGTACGttcattttcatcttttggTCATTtggattcttaatttttttttaaactggaGTGTCATTGCAGTAGATATATTATATGACCTGCAAATTTTATTCTTAACATTGATTTGTGTAAAAAACTATTTACTTGGTGACACGTGATAAATGGCTAGTAGCGGAAAACCTTTGGGGTTCTCATGTCTTGTGCTTTTATCTCAAACAGTGACCTTCTCGTTGACTTCCAAATAGCTTCTTGGTAtcataataatttttttgttgtATGAGTGATGCTCTTTGTTAATATTATTCTTAATTGCTTTCTtttgcttatatatgtatatgtatatgtatgtatgtgtatattTTAAGGTTAAATTTGTCATGGTTACAGAATATGGATAAAACTTGGATGCAAAAGAATAGACGAAGCAAAGAATATTGGGATGGTTTGCAAAAATTCTTAGATTATGCATTCCAGAATTCAAGTATAAATGGGATGATATTATGTCCATGTAAAGAATGTAAGTGTGGTGTATGTATTACCAGGGAGAATGCAGAACTTCATTTGAAAGTTTATGGTTTTGTTAAAGGATACACCCATTGGGCAGCTCATGGAGAATTTGTTTACTCTAGTGCACCAAAACCTACTTCCTATGATATCTCACATGGGGTACGGGATGAACTTGATGACATGCATGGTTTGGTTcatgatgcaatgggaattccTGAACAAGATTATACAAGGATAGATGGAACTGAATACAAAAGCCAATTGCCCAATGTAGAAGCTGAAAAGTTTTACAATCTAATTGATAATTCTAACAAAGAGCTTTACTCTGGATGTAAAAGATTCTCAAAACTTTCCTTTATGATTCGGTTGCTTCACCTCAAATGCCTTGGTAAACTCAGCAACAAAATTTTTGATATGTTACTTGATTTGTTGAAAGAAGCCTTTCcagatgcaatggatggtttgcCTAAGTCTTATTATGAAGCTGAAAAGTTAATGAAGGAATTAGGACTTGGGTATGATAAATATGATGCATGTCCGAATGACTGCACTTTGTATTGGGGGGTAGATGCAAGAAGAAAGCATTGTGAAACATGTAAAGAATCTAGATGGGTTAAATCTGAAAATGATCCGACTGGTGAGGGAAGAAAAATACCGCATAAGGTTTTATGGCATTTTCCCCTAAAACATAGGTTACAACGCCTATTTATGTCCTCCAAAATTGCAGGCCATATGAGATGGCATGCAGAAGGTCGTACTAAGGATGGTAACATGAGGCACCCTGCTGATTCTCCATCTTGGCAAACATTTGACTTTCATCATCCAGAATTTTCTCAAGATTCTCGTAATGTGAGGTTGGGCCTAGCATCAGATGGATTTAACCCATTCAAAAATATGAGTTCAACTCATAGCACTTGGCCGGTAATATTGATGCCATATAATTTGCCGCCATGGATGTGTATGAAACAACCGAACTTTATGTTGTC
This window encodes:
- the LOC140011341 gene encoding uncharacterized protein → MDKTWMQKNRRSKEYWDGLQKFLDYAFQNSSINGMILCPCKECKCGVCITRENAELHLKVYGFVKGYTHWAAHGEFVYSSAPKPTSYDISHGVRDELDDMHGLVHDAMGIPEQDYTRIDGTEYKSQLPNVEAEKFYNLIDNSNKELYSGCKRFSKLSFMIRLLHLKCLGKLSNKIFDMLLDLLKEAFPDAMDGLPKSYYEAEKLMKELGLGYDKYDACPNDCTLYWGVDARRKHCETCKESRWVKSENDPTGEGRKIPHKVLWHFPLKHRLQRLFMSSKIAGHMRWHAEGRTKDGNMRHPADSPSWQTFDFHHPEFSQDSRNVRLGLASDGFNPFKNMSSTHSTWPVILMPYNLPPWMCMKQPNFMLSLLIPDPFAPGNNIDIYLKPLIAELKELWDVGVNTYDASRKENFQLRAALLWTISDFPVSQLPPGSNDDVGRNDAFAQVFGEDNNGRVRMYGLGVTPSDKWGNVPSRSTCQRIVMEQKAAISKMEDKFAEQDQQLKDQAKELAELKAMVCQQQNSGSKTGGSINSTSSNHVSKSPMGARSLQVYS